One window of Nocardia nova SH22a genomic DNA carries:
- a CDS encoding acyl-CoA dehydrogenase family protein, with product MDIGTFRDGLRHWLADNDLTPGEGQGLDEQVAQLARVRRALFDAGWMRYGWPEHVGGLGGPAVLRAVLGEEVATRGLAEPGIYSMVEVLAPTMISYARPELAARMVPALLSGREQWCQGFSEPGSGSDLASLSTKAVADGDNWVISGQKVWTSLAQYSSRCVLLTRTGPGHDGITAFFVDMDSPGITVRPLRTMHGVDEFAEVYFDDVVVAGERMLGKPGDGWKVAMDLLPHERSTCFWHRIAYLFTRLDALIAGTGLRDDAALGAAYLALHTVRCRSHATQRRLADGERLGPETSIDKVLLATAEQQLFDTARDMLPGAIEFDDPEWRTEFLYSRAATIYGGTAEIQRNIIARRLLDLGKE from the coding sequence ATGGATATCGGGACATTCCGGGACGGGTTGCGGCACTGGCTCGCCGACAACGACCTCACCCCCGGGGAGGGCCAGGGTCTCGACGAGCAGGTCGCACAGCTCGCCCGGGTCCGGCGGGCGCTGTTCGACGCCGGCTGGATGCGCTACGGCTGGCCCGAACACGTCGGCGGGCTCGGCGGTCCGGCGGTGCTGCGGGCGGTCCTCGGCGAGGAGGTCGCCACCCGCGGCCTGGCCGAACCCGGCATCTACTCGATGGTCGAGGTGCTCGCGCCGACCATGATCTCCTATGCCCGCCCCGAACTCGCCGCGCGGATGGTTCCCGCACTGCTGTCCGGGCGTGAACAGTGGTGTCAGGGGTTCTCCGAGCCGGGCTCCGGCAGCGATCTGGCCTCCCTGAGCACCAAAGCCGTTGCCGACGGGGACAATTGGGTGATCAGCGGGCAGAAGGTGTGGACCAGTCTCGCGCAGTACTCGTCACGCTGTGTCCTGCTGACCCGCACCGGCCCGGGCCACGACGGGATCACCGCCTTCTTCGTCGACATGGACTCCCCCGGGATCACCGTGCGCCCGCTGCGAACCATGCACGGGGTCGACGAATTCGCCGAGGTGTACTTCGACGATGTGGTGGTCGCGGGTGAGCGGATGCTCGGAAAGCCTGGTGACGGCTGGAAAGTCGCGATGGATCTGCTGCCGCACGAGCGGTCCACCTGCTTCTGGCATCGCATCGCGTATCTGTTCACCCGCCTCGACGCCCTGATCGCCGGCACCGGGCTCCGCGACGACGCCGCCCTCGGCGCGGCCTACCTGGCCCTGCACACGGTGCGCTGCCGCTCGCACGCCACCCAGCGGCGGCTGGCCGACGGCGAACGGCTGGGCCCGGAGACCTCGATCGACAAGGTGCTGCTGGCCACCGCCGAACAGCAGCTGTTCGACACCGCGCGCGATATGCTGCCCGGCGCAATCGAATTCGACGACCCCGAATGGCGCACCGAGTTCCTCTACTCGCGCGCCGCCACCATCTACGGCGGCACCGCGGAGATCCAGCGCAACATCATCGCCCGGCGGCTGCTGGATCTGGGCAAGGAGTAG
- a CDS encoding acyl-CoA dehydrogenase family protein, translating to MDSAELDLLIGTLRATMIERTGAELDRALLEFGWLELLTESPDIAIPLVFRLLGETGAHASVLNDVVGHAADRELPAQVALPFTGGRWVSWDRATGPAGQGCADGGAGLHAAHSSGDKARSGESARSAGVDTTGDSALDPELPLRSLISGETLPLAEGRRALAWWLIGTSRTMLALARRHALDRIQFGRPLAAHQAVRHRLAETLVAIEGAEATLTTADDDLGALLAKAAAGQAARTAARHCQQVLGGIGFTAEHEFHRHVRRALVLDGLLGSTTDLTREAGAWVRTRATAPRLAQL from the coding sequence GTGGACTCTGCTGAACTCGATCTGCTGATCGGCACGCTGCGCGCGACGATGATCGAACGCACCGGCGCCGAACTCGACCGGGCCCTGCTCGAATTCGGCTGGCTCGAATTGCTCACCGAATCACCTGATATCGCAATACCTCTGGTGTTCCGGTTACTCGGCGAGACCGGTGCGCACGCATCGGTGCTCAATGATGTCGTCGGCCACGCCGCGGACCGCGAGTTGCCCGCACAGGTTGCGCTCCCATTCACCGGAGGACGCTGGGTGTCCTGGGATCGTGCCACGGGCCCGGCGGGACAGGGGTGCGCCGACGGCGGCGCGGGTCTCCACGCGGCTCACTCGTCCGGCGACAAGGCCAGGTCCGGGGAGAGTGCCCGTTCCGCTGGTGTGGATACGACCGGCGATTCCGCGCTCGATCCCGAACTACCGCTGCGGTCGCTGATCTCGGGCGAAACCCTCCCCCTCGCCGAGGGCCGCCGCGCATTGGCCTGGTGGCTGATCGGCACCAGCCGCACCATGCTGGCCCTGGCCCGCCGCCACGCCCTGGACCGGATCCAGTTCGGCCGCCCCCTGGCCGCACACCAAGCCGTCCGGCACCGGCTGGCCGAAACCCTGGTCGCAATCGAGGGCGCCGAAGCCACCCTCACCACCGCCGACGACGATCTGGGCGCGCTGCTGGCCAAGGCCGCCGCCGGTCAGGCGGCACGCACCGCCGCGCGGCACTGCCAGCAGGTCCTCGGTGGTATCGGCTTCACCGCCGAACACGAATTCCACCGGCACGTCCGGCGGGCCCTCGTACTCGACGGATTGCTGGGCAGCACAACCGATCTCACACGGGAGGCGGGTGCCTGGGTTCGCACCCGCGCCACCGCTCCCCGGCTCGCCCAGTTGTGA
- a CDS encoding LppP/LprE family lipoprotein, which yields MRRTAVALALALTAAAAGAGTAVAAPEAPAQPCPAVPADRVDDAVGRLPQAFPDVPWRVTGTGASVDCALNWVQVDPEGATGSSPTHILLFDHFKYGSTATEKPTAFTSVVGSEAPGQITVSFRWLNPGDPTANPTGQANVRYELSPQAPPHAIDPIPPQVIN from the coding sequence ATGCGTAGGACCGCTGTCGCACTGGCGCTCGCCCTCACCGCCGCGGCGGCCGGTGCGGGCACCGCCGTCGCCGCGCCGGAAGCACCTGCCCAGCCCTGTCCCGCCGTCCCCGCCGATCGGGTGGACGACGCCGTCGGGCGGTTGCCGCAGGCATTCCCCGATGTGCCGTGGCGAGTTACGGGCACCGGTGCGTCCGTCGACTGCGCGCTGAACTGGGTCCAGGTCGATCCGGAGGGGGCGACGGGCAGTTCGCCGACTCATATCCTGCTGTTCGACCACTTCAAGTACGGCAGCACCGCGACCGAGAAGCCGACCGCGTTCACGAGCGTCGTCGGCAGCGAGGCGCCCGGGCAGATCACCGTGTCGTTCCGCTGGCTGAATCCCGGTGACCCGACCGCGAATCCGACCGGTCAGGCGAATGTGCGCTACGAGTTGTCCCCGCAGGCCCCGCCGCACGCGATCGACCCCATTCCGCCGCAGGTGATCAACTGA
- a CDS encoding inositol monophosphatase family protein has translation MQDHLDDDLRFAHVLADSADAVNMDRFKNLDLTVRTTPDMDAVNDAENAVEKLLRGQLRRSRPRDAVLGAGEGLVGGGPRCWVVDAITGAENYARGVPVWATQISLLEVAAGGYRPIVGVVSAPALTRRWWAAKDHGAFTGRSLSSASRLRVSGVSKLPDASFAYSTVTGWEEDGRLNGFLALSRDVWRSRAYGEFWSYMMVAEGVVDICADPRLSPGDMAANAVIVSEAGGTFTGLDGDPGPLGGSAAASNGLLHNDLLEYLREDS, from the coding sequence ATGCAAGACCACCTCGACGACGACCTCCGTTTCGCCCATGTCCTCGCCGATTCCGCCGACGCGGTGAATATGGACCGATTCAAGAACCTGGACCTCACCGTCCGGACGACACCGGATATGGACGCGGTGAACGACGCCGAGAACGCGGTGGAAAAGCTCCTCCGCGGTCAGCTGCGCCGTTCCCGCCCGCGGGACGCGGTACTCGGCGCCGGTGAGGGGCTGGTGGGCGGTGGTCCGCGCTGCTGGGTGGTCGATGCCATCACCGGCGCCGAGAACTACGCGCGCGGTGTGCCGGTGTGGGCCACGCAGATCTCCCTGCTGGAGGTCGCGGCGGGTGGTTATCGGCCGATCGTCGGCGTCGTCTCCGCCCCCGCGCTCACCCGCCGGTGGTGGGCGGCCAAGGATCACGGCGCTTTCACCGGCCGCAGCCTGTCCTCGGCCTCGCGCCTGCGGGTCTCCGGCGTCTCGAAGCTGCCCGACGCCTCGTTCGCCTACTCCACCGTCACCGGCTGGGAGGAGGACGGCCGGTTGAACGGCTTCCTCGCGCTGTCCCGCGACGTGTGGCGCTCGCGCGCCTACGGCGAGTTCTGGTCCTACATGATGGTCGCCGAGGGTGTGGTCGACATCTGCGCCGATCCCCGCCTGTCCCCCGGAGACATGGCCGCCAACGCGGTGATCGTCAGCGAGGCCGGCGGCACGTTCACCGGCCTCGACGGTGATCCCGGCCCGCTCGGCGGTAGCGCCGCGGCGTCGAACGGGTTGCTGCACAACGACTTACTCGAATATTTACGCGAGGATTCCTGA
- a CDS encoding VOC family protein produces MPIKLENVAIAVRDLEATIAFFTDLGLTVIGRDTVSGEWTDTAVGLDGNHAKIAMLQTPDGHGRLELFEYIHPEAIETEPTLPNEIGMHRVAFSVDDIDEALEIAARHGCHPLRGVANYQDVYKLTYVRGPSGIIVMFAEELQK; encoded by the coding sequence ATGCCCATCAAACTCGAGAACGTCGCCATCGCCGTACGCGATCTCGAAGCGACGATCGCGTTCTTCACCGACCTCGGTCTCACGGTCATCGGCCGTGACACGGTCAGTGGCGAATGGACCGACACCGCCGTCGGCCTCGACGGCAACCACGCGAAAATCGCGATGCTCCAGACGCCGGACGGTCACGGCCGCCTCGAACTGTTCGAGTACATCCATCCCGAAGCGATCGAGACGGAGCCCACCCTCCCCAACGAGATCGGCATGCATCGCGTCGCCTTCTCGGTCGACGACATCGACGAGGCCCTCGAGATCGCCGCACGGCACGGCTGCCATCCGCTGCGCGGCGTGGCGAACTATCAGGACGTCTACAAGCTCACCTACGTGCGCGGTCCGAGCGGCATCATCGTGATGTTCGCCGAGGAGCTGCAGAAGTAA
- a CDS encoding RDD family protein, giving the protein MSTGGYQRQFGTAGVAPAGLGKRAVARFIDWIIAGIIGAILFWLLNKSAHTPDWVSILPGAGFGFLYFVGFEISTGSTPGKKILGLHVRGAKGADKPNIKDSALRNAYMLLNLIPYIGGLLWFVAAIAIAVTVSSSPTKQGWHDKLADGTQVVDV; this is encoded by the coding sequence ATGAGCACAGGTGGGTACCAACGTCAGTTCGGCACGGCCGGTGTCGCCCCGGCCGGGCTCGGCAAACGCGCCGTGGCCCGATTCATCGACTGGATCATCGCGGGCATCATCGGCGCGATCCTGTTCTGGCTGCTGAACAAGTCGGCGCACACGCCCGATTGGGTGTCGATCCTGCCCGGCGCCGGATTCGGTTTCCTGTACTTCGTAGGCTTCGAGATCTCGACCGGTTCCACACCGGGCAAGAAGATTCTGGGCCTGCACGTGCGTGGCGCCAAGGGGGCGGACAAACCGAATATCAAGGATTCCGCGTTGCGCAACGCCTACATGCTGCTCAACCTGATTCCCTACATCGGCGGCCTGCTGTGGTTCGTCGCGGCGATCGCCATCGCCGTGACGGTCAGCTCCAGCCCGACCAAACAGGGCTGGCACGATAAACTGGCCGACGGCACCCAGGTGGTCGATGTGTGA
- a CDS encoding subtilase-type protease inhibitor — protein sequence MARSIGAVVLASTCLFIAGPAHADDPSTTTPAPATPTVAPSVPDQPGTPAQPPASDQPTLPTQPPVSDQTTPPAQPPVPEQTAPPTQPLVPERPGAPAQPPLSDQPSAPGRPVGPGVAPTVVPPASEDPGVPPDTSALVLAVIEPGAKQTVHSATLECAPKVGGAHPESQRACDELTAVQGDFNRLEGQPGACPMIWKPVTAVAEGYWEGKPVSFRHVFANHCVLEHSGKYVYRF from the coding sequence GTGGCCAGAAGTATCGGCGCTGTCGTATTGGCGAGTACCTGCCTGTTCATCGCAGGTCCCGCCCATGCCGACGACCCGTCCACCACTACGCCCGCACCCGCGACGCCGACAGTCGCACCGTCGGTGCCCGACCAGCCGGGCACCCCCGCCCAGCCGCCCGCATCCGACCAGCCGACCCTGCCCACCCAGCCACCGGTGTCCGACCAGACGACACCGCCTGCCCAACCGCCGGTGCCCGAGCAGACGGCACCGCCCACTCAACCGCTGGTCCCCGAGCGGCCAGGCGCGCCTGCCCAGCCGCCGCTGTCCGATCAGCCGAGTGCGCCCGGCCGACCGGTCGGCCCCGGCGTGGCTCCGACCGTGGTCCCACCGGCATCGGAGGATCCCGGTGTTCCGCCCGACACCTCCGCGCTCGTACTGGCCGTCATCGAGCCGGGTGCGAAGCAGACCGTCCATTCCGCGACGCTGGAATGCGCCCCGAAGGTCGGCGGCGCGCACCCCGAATCCCAGCGGGCATGTGATGAATTGACTGCGGTACAGGGCGATTTCAACCGCCTCGAGGGGCAGCCCGGCGCCTGCCCGATGATCTGGAAGCCGGTCACGGCCGTCGCCGAGGGCTACTGGGAAGGCAAGCCGGTGTCGTTCCGTCATGTCTTCGCCAACCACTGCGTACTCGAACACTCGGGCAAGTACGTCTACCGGTTCTGA
- a CDS encoding FAD-dependent oxidoreductase: MGTTTGRAGIVGGGIAGLAAAIALRRRGWDVTVYERAPRFTEVGAGIVLSANALHALDLLGVGARVRSHLIIDRPGTVRNQHGRILLTARIDDFVGGLVALHRADLISILAAAVPAECVRHGTEVTGVRPDGRIETHSDTERYDIVIAADGVHSRARTAVWPHPPPVRRTGISSWRWILDRPAPDEVGVVWGRYAECGIVPMSGDRTMFFAGARRPITSLDHFADWPDPVPSVIADATPDRIVTGDLLEIAVPRHLWRGRVALIGDAGHAMRPTLGQGAGLALEDAVVVADCAPDLRQYSVIRRRRVAAMNIVSRHGMRLTAPGSTLLAAVRDVAVRTTPDAAAVRLLRTTNSRLLGAWKRPRSATDRG; the protein is encoded by the coding sequence GTGGGCACGACAACCGGCCGAGCGGGCATCGTCGGGGGCGGGATCGCGGGGTTGGCGGCGGCGATCGCGCTGCGGCGGCGCGGATGGGATGTCACCGTCTACGAGCGGGCCCCGCGATTCACAGAGGTCGGCGCCGGAATCGTACTGTCCGCCAACGCACTGCACGCGCTCGATCTGCTCGGCGTCGGCGCCCGGGTCCGGTCCCATCTGATCATCGATCGACCGGGAACCGTCCGCAATCAGCACGGGCGCATCCTGCTCACCGCGCGCATCGACGATTTCGTCGGTGGTCTGGTCGCGCTGCACCGGGCCGATCTGATCTCGATCCTCGCCGCGGCCGTGCCCGCCGAATGCGTACGCCACGGCACCGAGGTCACCGGCGTGCGCCCGGACGGGCGTATCGAAACGCACAGCGACACAGAGCGGTACGACATCGTGATCGCCGCCGACGGTGTGCACAGCCGCGCCCGCACCGCCGTGTGGCCACACCCGCCGCCCGTCCGGCGCACCGGAATCTCCTCGTGGCGATGGATCCTCGACCGTCCGGCACCGGACGAGGTCGGCGTGGTGTGGGGACGGTACGCCGAGTGCGGCATCGTGCCCATGTCCGGTGACCGCACCATGTTCTTCGCCGGAGCACGGCGACCGATCACCTCGCTCGATCACTTCGCGGACTGGCCGGACCCGGTGCCTTCCGTGATCGCCGATGCCACCCCGGACCGCATCGTGACCGGGGACCTGCTGGAGATCGCCGTGCCACGACACCTGTGGCGGGGACGCGTCGCGCTGATCGGGGACGCGGGCCACGCGATGCGGCCGACGCTGGGCCAGGGCGCCGGACTGGCCCTCGAGGATGCCGTCGTCGTGGCCGACTGCGCCCCCGACCTGAGGCAGTACTCGGTCATCCGGCGACGGCGAGTAGCCGCGATGAATATCGTCTCCCGGCACGGAATGCGCCTGACCGCACCCGGATCGACTCTGCTCGCGGCAGTGCGGGACGTGGCGGTCCGGACCACGCCCGACGCGGCCGCCGTGCGCCTGCTGCGCACCACCAACAGCCGTCTGCTCGGTGCCTGGAAGCGCCCGCGATCCGCTACGGATCGGGGCTGA
- a CDS encoding 3'(2'),5'-bisphosphate nucleotidase CysQ: MDDHAVAAELAREAGQLLLEIRDQGGAVGDRRSDDLLLRRLAELRPDDAVLSEESTDDPVRLSRSRVWIVDPLDGTREYGQPPRADWAVHVALAVDGRAEVGAVALPVPGLVLETGTPPVLPPAHDGPPRIVVSRSRPPACVHHLTAVLGAETIPMGSAGAKAMAVVRGEADIYAHSGGQYEWDSCAPVAVAAAAGLHTSRLDGSPLVYNRPDPYLPDLLICRPEWADRVLKALRDFGI, translated from the coding sequence ATGGACGACCACGCGGTGGCGGCCGAGCTGGCCCGGGAAGCCGGGCAGCTCCTGCTCGAGATTCGTGACCAGGGCGGCGCGGTCGGCGACCGGCGCTCCGACGATCTGCTGCTGAGAAGGCTGGCCGAACTCCGCCCCGACGACGCGGTGCTGTCGGAGGAGAGCACCGACGATCCGGTGCGCCTGTCCCGCAGCCGGGTCTGGATCGTCGACCCCCTCGACGGCACCCGCGAATACGGCCAGCCCCCGCGCGCGGACTGGGCCGTGCACGTCGCCCTGGCCGTCGACGGCCGCGCCGAGGTCGGCGCCGTCGCACTCCCGGTACCCGGACTCGTCCTGGAAACCGGTACCCCGCCGGTACTTCCGCCTGCCCACGACGGCCCGCCCCGGATCGTCGTGTCCCGCAGCCGCCCGCCCGCCTGCGTCCACCACCTCACCGCCGTGCTCGGCGCCGAGACGATTCCCATGGGTTCGGCGGGCGCCAAGGCCATGGCGGTGGTGCGCGGTGAGGCAGATATCTACGCCCATTCCGGCGGCCAGTACGAATGGGACTCCTGCGCCCCGGTCGCGGTGGCCGCCGCCGCTGGCCTGCACACCTCCCGCCTGGACGGCTCACCGCTGGTCTACAACCGTCCCGATCCCTATCTGCCGGACCTGCTGATCTGCCGCCCGGAATGGGCCGACCGGGTCCTGAAGGCATTGCGGGACTTCGGAATCTGA